In the Peptoclostridium acidaminophilum DSM 3953 genome, one interval contains:
- the amrA gene encoding AmmeMemoRadiSam system protein A: MTFIKGIAMSPHPPIIIPEIGRGEEHGAINTIEGMSRLADEIAKIKPETIIFITPHGNAFSDGLCVLDEERIAGDLGQFMRPDMEYEKEVDIQLKESIRKSFNENGIPSIFLNENRAHMYGVRVELDHGCLVPMYYIDKSFSSYKIVHITIGMLDLMEMYRAGMALRDAVEETGRNTVIVASGDLSHRLKDDGPYSYNPMGPVFDKTLVEAIEKGEYESVVRMPTKISEPAGECGLRSIVMALGSVDSVATKPHVYSYEGPFGVGYMTAFIEVKAGKTESLLEELKKKNLDHYRIMKESEDAYIKTAREAIEKWAEEGERLSWHEVKNSVFQGRSDLVDGLEERKAGVFVSIHKDGCLRGCIGTISPVRENIAEEIISNAISAASKDPRFAPLGNDEVNEIEIKVDVLGNLEKVDSEDELDVYRYGVVVESEHKRALLLPNLDGVDSIEKQLDIVKKKADIDETEECKLYRFEVERHEVK; the protein is encoded by the coding sequence ATGACATTCATAAAAGGGATTGCAATGTCGCCCCACCCGCCCATAATAATACCCGAGATAGGCAGGGGCGAGGAGCATGGCGCAATAAATACGATTGAAGGAATGAGCAGGCTCGCAGATGAAATTGCCAAGATAAAGCCTGAGACAATCATATTCATAACACCTCACGGAAACGCATTTTCGGATGGTCTTTGCGTGCTGGATGAAGAAAGGATTGCAGGTGATCTTGGCCAGTTTATGAGGCCCGACATGGAATATGAAAAGGAAGTGGACATTCAGCTAAAGGAATCTATACGTAAAAGCTTCAACGAAAACGGAATTCCAAGCATATTTCTGAATGAAAACAGGGCTCATATGTACGGTGTCAGGGTGGAGCTTGACCACGGTTGCTTAGTCCCTATGTATTATATCGACAAAAGCTTTAGCAGTTATAAAATAGTCCACATAACAATCGGAATGCTGGACCTTATGGAGATGTACAGGGCAGGGATGGCGCTAAGGGATGCAGTTGAAGAGACCGGAAGGAATACTGTAATAGTTGCAAGCGGAGACCTCTCACACAGGTTAAAGGATGACGGACCATATTCATACAACCCAATGGGTCCAGTGTTCGACAAAACCCTCGTTGAAGCAATAGAAAAAGGCGAATATGAGTCTGTAGTCAGAATGCCAACAAAGATATCTGAACCAGCGGGAGAGTGCGGCTTAAGGTCTATTGTTATGGCTCTTGGCAGTGTCGACTCGGTCGCGACAAAGCCCCATGTGTATTCATACGAGGGGCCTTTCGGGGTAGGCTACATGACGGCCTTCATAGAGGTCAAGGCGGGCAAGACAGAAAGCTTATTGGAAGAATTAAAAAAAAAGAATCTAGACCACTACAGGATTATGAAGGAAAGTGAAGACGCATACATCAAGACGGCTCGGGAGGCTATAGAAAAATGGGCTGAGGAAGGCGAGCGGCTCAGCTGGCACGAGGTAAAAAATTCGGTTTTCCAGGGGCGAAGCGACCTGGTTGATGGCCTGGAAGAAAGAAAGGCCGGAGTTTTCGTATCAATACACAAGGACGGCTGCCTGAGAGGCTGCATAGGCACCATAAGCCCTGTCAGGGAAAACATCGCGGAGGAGATAATATCAAACGCAATAAGCGCAGCTTCTAAGGATCCAAGGTTCGCACCTCTTGGGAACGATGAAGTAAATGAGATAGAGATCAAGGTGGATGTTTTAGGTAATCTTGAGAAAGTCGATTCTGAAGATGAACTCGATGTTTACAGATATGGCGTTGTAGTGGAATCTGAACATAAGAGGGCCCTACTTCTTCCAAATCTGGACGGTGTTGATTCTATTGAAAAGCAGCTTGATATAGTCAAGAAAAAAGCCGACATAGATGAAACCGAAGAATGCAAGCTGTATAGATTCGAAGTCGAAAGACATGAGGTTAAATAA
- the amrS gene encoding AmmeMemoRadiSam system radical SAM enzyme codes for MKEAMYYNVLDDHIECQLCAHHCRILEGKTGICRVRKNMGGKLYSLNYGKLTAVHDDPVEKKPLYHFMPGTRTLSLGSYGCNFSCKFCQNYEIAQEQPSFLLERTPEDIVDMAIREGFPSIAYTYNEPTVFYEFMLETAKLAHGKGLKNIMVTNGFIEREPLEELLDYMDAFNIDLKTFSDDTYRRMCGGRLAPVLETIKLANSKSHVEVTTLIVTGMNDTEEELTQIFEWLAGIDKDIPLHLSRYFPAYKYHEPPTDVDFMRRMHEKAKKYLNNVHLGNIF; via the coding sequence ATGAAGGAAGCTATGTACTACAACGTATTGGATGACCATATAGAATGTCAGCTCTGCGCCCACCACTGCAGGATACTTGAAGGAAAGACCGGCATATGCAGGGTCAGGAAAAACATGGGGGGAAAGCTGTATTCCCTTAACTATGGCAAGCTTACAGCCGTACACGACGATCCGGTCGAGAAAAAACCTCTCTATCATTTCATGCCCGGAACAAGGACCCTGTCCCTGGGAAGCTACGGCTGCAACTTCTCGTGCAAGTTCTGCCAGAACTACGAGATAGCCCAGGAGCAGCCAAGCTTTCTGCTTGAGCGGACTCCCGAGGATATTGTGGACATGGCAATCAGAGAGGGCTTTCCTTCAATAGCTTACACATACAACGAGCCCACTGTTTTTTACGAGTTCATGCTTGAAACCGCCAAGCTTGCCCACGGCAAGGGCCTTAAAAACATAATGGTCACCAACGGTTTCATAGAAAGGGAGCCGCTGGAGGAGCTGCTGGACTATATGGATGCTTTCAATATAGACCTCAAAACCTTTAGTGACGACACCTATAGAAGAATGTGCGGCGGAAGGCTTGCACCCGTTTTAGAAACAATAAAGCTTGCAAACAGCAAAAGTCATGTTGAGGTGACAACTCTAATTGTCACAGGAATGAACGATACAGAAGAAGAATTGACTCAAATATTCGAATGGCTTGCGGGTATAGATAAAGATATACCACTTCATCTTTCGAGATATTTTCCCGCCTATAAATATCATGAGCCTCCGACTGACGTGGATTTCATGAGAAGAATGCACGAGAAGGCAAAGAAATATTTGAACAATGTCCATTTGGGAAACATATTTTAA
- a CDS encoding PilZ domain-containing protein produces the protein MDPHLLRHHARVRHEDKSMCWRYYDEKELIELENPLELYIVDISAGGVGVKSFSSISKGNILIFDLPFGLSTYKVMGKVMWVDKRENCYRGGLEFVSLPFSLKESLIELSKLGEEAPLVESY, from the coding sequence ATGGATCCGCACTTATTGAGACACCATGCCAGGGTCAGGCATGAGGACAAATCCATGTGCTGGAGATACTATGACGAAAAAGAGCTCATAGAGCTTGAAAATCCGCTTGAGCTTTATATAGTAGATATATCGGCAGGCGGCGTAGGCGTCAAATCATTCAGCAGCATATCGAAAGGGAACATTTTGATTTTCGATCTTCCTTTCGGCCTAAGTACATACAAGGTGATGGGCAAAGTCATGTGGGTAGACAAAAGAGAAAACTGCTACAGGGGCGGACTTGAATTTGTAAGCCTGCCGTTCAGCCTGAAGGAGTCCCTTATTGAGCTTTCTAAGCTCGGGGAAGAAGCGCCGCTTGTTGAAAGCTATTAA
- a CDS encoding DUF192 domain-containing protein, with protein sequence MKIKVAGEELILFSRARLANSFFKRFRGLMGIKGLPEGECLVITPCSSIHTFFMKFAIDAAFVDKDMRVLKIVKELRPGNTVMPVKGAYSVIEADSRFSPMKGLNVGDMLKLIDE encoded by the coding sequence ATGAAAATAAAAGTAGCAGGTGAGGAACTCATATTGTTCAGCAGAGCGAGACTTGCAAATTCATTCTTCAAAAGATTTCGTGGTCTTATGGGGATTAAAGGTCTTCCTGAGGGGGAATGCCTTGTAATAACCCCATGCAGCAGCATACACACATTTTTCATGAAATTCGCCATAGATGCCGCTTTTGTCGACAAGGATATGCGCGTACTCAAAATTGTCAAGGAGTTAAGGCCTGGAAATACTGTAATGCCTGTAAAGGGAGCATACAGCGTTATAGAGGCTGATTCGAGATTTTCGCCTATGAAGGGCTTAAATGTAGGCGATATGCTAAAGCTAATAGATGAATAG